In one window of Drosophila mauritiana strain mau12 chromosome X, ASM438214v1, whole genome shotgun sequence DNA:
- the LOC117148573 gene encoding N-acetylglucosamine-6-phosphate deacetylase isoform X1, whose protein sequence is MDVRMKCTSEEPVSPEQKIPASSQRLLQFTNCRLVRDHRIIHEDLWVRDGRIVNPEPVFFDERAKAHCRIDCGGAIIAPGYIDLQINGGYGVDFSYDTETIEEGVATVARGLVKSGVTSFCPTLVTSPSDSYHTILPRIPAEVPKGAGILGIHAEGPFINPQKKGAHPEHCIQTIDKGLSTLKETYGSLERIKIITLAPEKVTDPEVIGQLVERGITVALGHSMASLSDGERAVQQGATLITHLFNAMLPFHHRDPGLVGLLASDAVPHGRTVYFGIISDGVHTHPAALRIAYRTHPQGLILVTDAISALGLEEGVHHIGQLPLQVKQGKAFIAGTETLCGSIAPMDECVRIFQKATDCSVVYAIEAATLHPAQCLKIEKQKGTLDFGSDADFVLLDDQLRVLSTWIAGVCVHRTVK, encoded by the exons ATGGACGTCCGGATGAAGTGCACCAGCGAGGAGCCAGTGTCTCCGGAGCAGAAGATCCCGGCGAGCAGCCAGCGCCTGCTGCAGTTCACCAACTGCCGCCTGGTACGCGACCACCGGATCATCCACGAGGATCTGTGGGTTCGCGACGGCCGGATCGTGAACCCGGAGCCTGTGTTCTTCGACGAGCGGGCCAAGGCCCATTGTCGCATCGACTGCGGAGGCGCCATCATCGCGCCCGGCTACATCGACCTCCAGATCAATG GTGGCTATGGCGTGGACTTCTCCTACGACACGGAGACCATCGAGGAGGGCGTGGCCACGGTGGCACGCGGCCTGGTCAAGAGCGGGGTCACCTCCTTCTGTCCCACGCTGGTGACCTCGCCCAGCGACAGCTACCACACCATCCTGCCGCGCATTCCCGCTGAGGTTCCCAAGGGCGCCGGCATACTGGGCATCCATGCGGAGGGTCCGTTTATCAACCCGCAGAAGAAGGGTGCGCATCCGGAGCACTGCATACAGACCATTGATAAG GGACTCAGCACGCTGAAGGAGACGTACGGCTCGCTGGAACGCATCAAGATCATCACCCTGGCGCCGGAGAAGGTCACCGATCCGGAGGTGATTGGCCAGCTGGTGGAGCGAGGCATCACCGTGGCCCTGGGCCACTCGATGGCCTCGCTGAGCGACGGAGAGAGGGCCGTGCAGCAGGGCGCCACGCTGATCACGCACCTGTTCAACGCCATGCTGCCGTTCCACCACCGCGATCCCGGCCTGGTGGGACTGCTGGCCTCGGACGCAGTGCCGCACGGTAGGACCGTGTACTTCGGCATCATCTCGGACGGAGTGCACACGCACCCGGCGGCACTGAGGATCGCCTACCGCACGCATCCGCAGGGCCTGATCCTGGTGACGGACGCCATATCGGCGCTGGGCCTCGAGGAGGGTGTCCACCACATCGGACAGCTGCCGCTGCAGGTTAAGCAGGGCAAGGCGTTCATCGCAGGCACAGAGACGCTGTGCGGCAGCATCGCCCCGATGGACGAGTGCGTGCGGATCTTCCAGAAGGCGACCG ACTGCTCCGTGGTCTATGCCATCGAGGCGGCCACCTTGCATCCAGCACAGTGCCTGAAGATCGAGAAGCAGAAGGGCACCCTGGACTTTGGCTCGGACGCGGACTTCGTTCTCCTGGACGACCAGCTCCGGGTGCTATCCACCTGGATCGCGGGCGTGTGTGTTCATAGGACTGTCAAGTAG
- the LOC117148573 gene encoding N-acetylglucosamine-6-phosphate deacetylase isoform X3, protein MRRVRLSTRRRRVRIRSTAYRPLISTLKETYGSLERIKIITLAPEKVTDPEVIGQLVERGITVALGHSMASLSDGERAVQQGATLITHLFNAMLPFHHRDPGLVGLLASDAVPHGRTVYFGIISDGVHTHPAALRIAYRTHPQGLILVTDAISALGLEEGVHHIGQLPLQVKQGKAFIAGTETLCGSIAPMDECVRIFQKATDCSVVYAIEAATLHPAQCLKIEKQKGTLDFGSDADFVLLDDQLRVLSTWIAGVCVHRTVK, encoded by the exons ATGCGGAGGGTCCGTTTATCAACCCGCAGAAGAAGGGTGCGCATCCGGAGCACTGCATACAGACCATTGATAAG CACGCTGAAGGAGACGTACGGCTCGCTGGAACGCATCAAGATCATCACCCTGGCGCCGGAGAAGGTCACCGATCCGGAGGTGATTGGCCAGCTGGTGGAGCGAGGCATCACCGTGGCCCTGGGCCACTCGATGGCCTCGCTGAGCGACGGAGAGAGGGCCGTGCAGCAGGGCGCCACGCTGATCACGCACCTGTTCAACGCCATGCTGCCGTTCCACCACCGCGATCCCGGCCTGGTGGGACTGCTGGCCTCGGACGCAGTGCCGCACGGTAGGACCGTGTACTTCGGCATCATCTCGGACGGAGTGCACACGCACCCGGCGGCACTGAGGATCGCCTACCGCACGCATCCGCAGGGCCTGATCCTGGTGACGGACGCCATATCGGCGCTGGGCCTCGAGGAGGGTGTCCACCACATCGGACAGCTGCCGCTGCAGGTTAAGCAGGGCAAGGCGTTCATCGCAGGCACAGAGACGCTGTGCGGCAGCATCGCCCCGATGGACGAGTGCGTGCGGATCTTCCAGAAGGCGACCG ACTGCTCCGTGGTCTATGCCATCGAGGCGGCCACCTTGCATCCAGCACAGTGCCTGAAGATCGAGAAGCAGAAGGGCACCCTGGACTTTGGCTCGGACGCGGACTTCGTTCTCCTGGACGACCAGCTCCGGGTGCTATCCACCTGGATCGCGGGCGTGTGTGTTCATAGGACTGTCAAGTAG
- the LOC117148573 gene encoding N-acetylglucosamine-6-phosphate deacetylase isoform X2, giving the protein MDVRMKCTSEEPVSPEQKIPASSQRLLQFTNCRLVRDHRIIHEDLWVRDGRIVNPEPVFFDERAKAHCRIDCGGAIIAPGYIDLQINGGYGVDFSYDTETIEEGVATVARGLVKSGVTSFCPTLVTSPSDSYHTILPRIPAEVPKGAGILGIHAEGPFINPQKKGAHPEHCIQTIDKHAEGDVRLAGTHQDHHPGAGEGHRSGGDWPAGGARHHRGPGPLDGLAERRREGRAAGRHADHAPVQRHAAVPPPRSRPGGTAGLGRSAAR; this is encoded by the exons ATGGACGTCCGGATGAAGTGCACCAGCGAGGAGCCAGTGTCTCCGGAGCAGAAGATCCCGGCGAGCAGCCAGCGCCTGCTGCAGTTCACCAACTGCCGCCTGGTACGCGACCACCGGATCATCCACGAGGATCTGTGGGTTCGCGACGGCCGGATCGTGAACCCGGAGCCTGTGTTCTTCGACGAGCGGGCCAAGGCCCATTGTCGCATCGACTGCGGAGGCGCCATCATCGCGCCCGGCTACATCGACCTCCAGATCAATG GTGGCTATGGCGTGGACTTCTCCTACGACACGGAGACCATCGAGGAGGGCGTGGCCACGGTGGCACGCGGCCTGGTCAAGAGCGGGGTCACCTCCTTCTGTCCCACGCTGGTGACCTCGCCCAGCGACAGCTACCACACCATCCTGCCGCGCATTCCCGCTGAGGTTCCCAAGGGCGCCGGCATACTGGGCATCCATGCGGAGGGTCCGTTTATCAACCCGCAGAAGAAGGGTGCGCATCCGGAGCACTGCATACAGACCATTGATAAG CACGCTGAAGGAGACGTACGGCTCGCTGGAACGCATCAAGATCATCACCCTGGCGCCGGAGAAGGTCACCGATCCGGAGGTGATTGGCCAGCTGGTGGAGCGAGGCATCACCGTGGCCCTGGGCCACTCGATGGCCTCGCTGAGCGACGGAGAGAGGGCCGTGCAGCAGGGCGCCACGCTGATCACGCACCTGTTCAACGCCATGCTGCCGTTCCACCACCGCGATCCCGGCCTGGTGGGACTGCTGGCCTCGGACGCAGTGCCGCACGGTAG
- the LOC117147372 gene encoding innexin inx6 yields MYAAVKPLSNYLRLKTVRIYDPIFTLHSKCTIVILLTCTFLLSAKQYFGEPILCLSSERQADYVQSYCWTMGTYILPAEDEWDGARSWEYALYAPASGAADDVNVSSLRALVAQNEQYARLISIAEGVGPETRGVTKRMYLRYYQWVFMILLFQSLLFYFPSFLWKVWEGQRMEQLCCEVGDALIVEATYRTRLQMLTRYFRAQFAPIHWCYSIKYSFCELLNVFISILNFWLMDVVFNGFWYKYIHALAAIPVYDWNLWNLMTSRVFPKVAKCEMFVYGPSGTPNVMDILCVLPLNILNEKIFAVLYVWFLFIALLATVNIVYRLLVICCPELRLQLLRTHLKGMPKAHVREVLASAGYGDWFVLLCVSINVNPSLFRELLEQLYAKLNQARCTDPVFAEQPSQQLPQPPHLQAKPDRCPSRNCSLLIDPTADRHSICTVSSQRVMAMPMAPTINIMAPNDEIISMDIYYNESHA; encoded by the exons ATGTATGCCGCCGTGAAGCCGCTGTCCAACTACCTGCGCCTGAAGACCGTGCGCATATACGACCCGATATTcacgctgcactccaagtgcACCATCGTGATCCTGCTGACCTGCACCTTCCTGCTATCCGCGAAACAGTACTTCGGCGAGCCGATCCTGTGCCTCAGCTCAGAGCGGCAAGCGGATTACGTGCAGTCCTACTGCTGGACCATGGGCACCTACATCCTGCCGGCGGAGGACGAGTGGGATGGCGCCAGAAGCTGGGAATACGCCCTCTACGCACCCGCCTCCGGCGCCGCCGACGATGTCAACGTGAGCAGCCTGCGCGCGCTGGTGGCCCAAAATGAGCAGTACGCCCGGCTCATATCGATCGCCGAAGGCGTCGGGCCGGAGACGCGTGGCGTGACCAAGCGGATGTACCTGCGCTACTATCAGTGGGTCTTCATGATCCTGCTCTTTCAGTCGCTGCTCTTCTACTTCCCCTCGTTCCTGTGGAAGGTGTGGGAGGGCCAGCGCATGGAGCAGCTGTGCTGCGAGGTCGGCGACGCGCTCATCGTGGAGGCCACCTACCGCACCCGCCTCCAGATGCTCACCAGATACTTCCGCGCCCAGTTCGCCCCCATCCACTGGTGCTACTCGATCAAGTACTCATTCTGTGAGCTTCTCAATGTGTTCATCAGC ATCCTCAACTTCTGGCTAATGGACGTGGTTTTCAATGGGTTCTGGTACAAGTACATCCACGCCCTGGCCGCCATACCCGTGTACGACTGGAACCTCTGGAACCTGATGACGTCGCGCGTCTTTCCCAAGGTGGCCAAGTGCGAGATGTTCGTGTATGGGCCCAGTGGCACCCCGAATGTCATGGACATCCTGTGCGTGCTGCCGCTGAACATCCTGAACGAGAAGATCTTCGCCGTGCTGTACGTATGGTTCCTGTTCATCGCCCTGCTGGCCACGGTGAACATCGTCTATCGCCTGCTGGTCATCTGCTGCCCGGAGCTGCGCCTCCAGCTGTTGCGCACCCACCTGAAGGGCATGCCCAAGGCGCATGTGCGGGAAGTCCTGGCCAGCGCAGGATACGGCGACTGGTTCGTGCTTTTGTGCGTGAGCATCAACGTCAATCCCTCCTTGTTTCGGGAGCTCCTCGAGCAGCTCTACGCCAAGCTAAATCAGGCGCGGTGCACGGATCCCGTATTCGCGGAACAGCCTTCCCAGCAACTGCCGCAGCCGCCGCATCTGCAGGCCAAGCCGGACAGGTGTCCCAGTCGCAACTGCAGCCTGTTGATTGATCCCACGGCCGATCGTCACTCAATTTGCACGGTGAGCAGCCAACGAGTGATGGCGATGCCCATGGCCCCGACCATCAACATAATGGCGCCCAACGACGAGATTATCAGCATGGATATCTACTACAACGAGAGCCACGCATAG